A window of Cohnella herbarum contains these coding sequences:
- a CDS encoding response regulator transcription factor has protein sequence MLRVLIVDDEPFTVDGLYEMLNDLPDLNMDIYRSYSAEDAIGWMSRTKMDIVLSDIRMPEMDGLQLQQWIQSRWPRCKVIFLTGISDIHYAQQAQRSGGVDYILKTEGDEAIVESIRRAMSAIQEDQRNENALIRARGQLKGMLPMLRREWFMSMLEQGELVHENHGFSLKELDTSLDPESNVILVCGRVDRWNEEYTLSDQTLLLYAVQNIAEEYMDRVVMLPVMLGGSYFVWFIQSKGSSDIDMDETARFVQGTLESIQQSCNAMLHLPVSFISSERPVGWKDVVRTFNLLKHNLILGLGNGEEMILIFRGVENPAATVDISGQVLSRIENAIETGNEQSLRELLGDLFRRIPNRFSVYAQTYYSVAVILLNQWNKTYRSGDAVDADAEYATRKLLDVNAHQTKEQAVQFLNDLGSYLIRNGKREQDERTDRMIQKLNRYIAEHLDEDLSLTVLADAVYLNPSYLSNLYKISTGRNISDYITELRVDRAKSLLAESHAKVQEIAVAVGFDTAGYFTRFFKKHVGVTPQEFRSRLSVE, from the coding sequence ATGCTTAGAGTACTCATCGTTGATGACGAGCCTTTTACCGTTGACGGGCTCTACGAGATGCTTAACGACTTGCCGGACCTTAATATGGACATTTACCGATCGTATTCCGCGGAGGATGCGATCGGTTGGATGTCCCGCACGAAGATGGATATCGTTCTGAGTGACATACGGATGCCGGAGATGGATGGGTTGCAATTGCAACAATGGATACAATCTCGCTGGCCGCGGTGCAAAGTAATCTTCCTCACGGGCATTAGCGATATCCATTACGCTCAGCAAGCGCAGCGAAGCGGTGGCGTCGACTATATCCTGAAGACGGAGGGCGACGAAGCGATCGTGGAGAGCATTCGCCGCGCAATGAGCGCAATTCAGGAGGACCAGCGGAATGAGAACGCTTTGATCCGCGCGAGAGGCCAATTAAAAGGTATGTTGCCGATGTTACGTCGAGAATGGTTTATGTCCATGTTGGAGCAAGGTGAACTTGTGCACGAAAATCACGGCTTTAGTCTTAAGGAATTGGATACGTCGCTCGACCCAGAGTCAAATGTCATTCTTGTCTGCGGCCGGGTTGACCGATGGAATGAGGAATACACTTTGTCTGATCAGACGTTATTGCTTTATGCCGTCCAGAACATCGCAGAGGAGTACATGGATCGCGTAGTAATGCTCCCTGTTATGCTGGGCGGCTCATATTTTGTATGGTTTATTCAATCGAAGGGTTCGTCCGATATCGATATGGACGAAACGGCGCGGTTCGTCCAGGGCACGCTGGAAAGCATTCAACAATCGTGTAATGCTATGCTTCATTTGCCTGTATCATTTATCAGTTCTGAGAGACCGGTGGGGTGGAAGGATGTCGTAAGAACATTCAATCTTCTCAAGCATAATCTTATTCTTGGACTCGGCAACGGGGAAGAAATGATTCTTATCTTCCGAGGGGTGGAAAATCCCGCCGCTACAGTAGATATCTCCGGTCAAGTCTTATCTCGAATCGAGAACGCGATCGAGACCGGAAACGAACAATCTCTACGAGAATTGTTGGGCGATCTGTTCCGACGGATTCCGAATCGATTCAGCGTATATGCTCAGACCTATTATTCCGTTGCCGTTATTCTGCTTAATCAATGGAATAAGACATATCGAAGCGGCGATGCGGTGGACGCTGATGCCGAATATGCGACACGAAAGTTGCTTGATGTCAATGCGCATCAAACTAAAGAACAGGCCGTTCAATTTCTGAATGATTTGGGTAGTTATCTTATCCGGAACGGAAAACGAGAACAGGATGAGCGGACAGATCGCATGATTCAGAAACTAAATCGATATATCGCAGAACATCTGGACGAGGATTTGTCGCTTACGGTCCTTGCAGACGCCGTGTACTTGAATCCTTCTTACTTATCAAACCTGTACAAAATATCTACAGGGCGTAACATATCAGACTATATCACGGAGCTCAGGGTGGATCGTGCGAAAAGCTTATTGGCTGAATCTCATGCCAAGGTACAGGAGATTGCCGTTGCAGTAGGCTTTGATACAGCTGGATACTTCACCCGTTTTTTCAAGAAACATGTCGGTGTTACCCCGCAAGAGTTCCGTAGCAGACTCTCTGTTGAGTAG
- a CDS encoding sensor histidine kinase: MKLIRTLGSLPILPKIALTFLVVLTPLFFVGLRMNESGAGIVREEISKSLSSRVELYMDILDSDFERAITMLREYMNDEDLMKLSTTSEIMPDIERTESVLRLKKRLDLLKRSSSFIDNAMAFIPMMDRTVASNANAITEFDDEMFRDLSQPADPLNSPFTFWNNRVYICVPYGFVNNSPLFLLAVEISNAEISSKLKQFTPDDSLAVLVSNTMAWSTFASARKPSKDELAALSPMEEDTLEEEPSKMIVLDGVKYLIASERSDSYNTKLIMMVPSDLVEKPLERYRYWMFAMYAASVLIIIAFSFGMYRLIHRPLKVLVRSFRKIEQGQFELSIDYPFKDEFGYLYRRLNATVKELKRLIHEVYEQQYRARLAELRHLQSQINPHFLYNTFFILYRMARQEGNENIEKVTKHLGEYFQFITRDGAEEVSLDSEVAHAKSYTEIQSIRFSNRIEIKFAELPQQAEQILVPRLILQPIIENAFVHSLEKRAKGGQLEVDFHIEDSELHIRVEDSGGIEEEQVARLKALLNDSDVTTTTGMINVHRRLQIKYGGSAGLQLSRGTLGGLKIVLVIPLKETSSHA, translated from the coding sequence ATGAAATTAATCCGAACGTTAGGTTCGTTACCGATACTCCCGAAGATCGCTCTTACGTTTCTGGTGGTATTGACGCCGCTTTTCTTTGTAGGGTTAAGAATGAACGAGTCCGGAGCAGGCATTGTCCGCGAAGAGATATCGAAATCGTTATCTTCGCGCGTTGAATTGTACATGGACATTCTGGACAGCGATTTCGAACGAGCGATTACAATGCTGCGGGAGTATATGAACGACGAGGATTTAATGAAGCTCAGTACAACTTCGGAGATTATGCCCGACATCGAACGTACCGAATCGGTGCTCCGTTTGAAAAAACGATTGGACCTATTGAAACGATCAAGCAGTTTTATCGACAACGCGATGGCCTTTATTCCGATGATGGATAGGACCGTAGCATCCAATGCGAACGCGATCACCGAATTCGACGATGAGATGTTCCGGGATTTGTCTCAACCGGCTGATCCCCTAAATTCACCTTTCACCTTCTGGAACAACCGAGTCTATATCTGCGTCCCGTATGGATTCGTCAACAATTCTCCACTGTTTCTGCTTGCTGTAGAAATATCGAATGCCGAGATTTCGTCAAAGCTTAAGCAATTTACTCCGGATGACAGCTTGGCGGTACTTGTTAGCAATACAATGGCATGGTCGACATTCGCCAGCGCTAGGAAACCGAGTAAAGACGAGCTTGCTGCTCTTTCGCCCATGGAAGAGGATACTTTGGAGGAGGAACCGTCCAAAATGATAGTTCTCGACGGCGTCAAATATCTGATCGCCAGTGAAAGGTCCGATTCTTATAACACGAAATTAATCATGATGGTCCCGTCTGATTTGGTCGAGAAGCCGCTGGAGCGCTATCGCTATTGGATGTTCGCCATGTATGCAGCATCTGTACTGATTATTATTGCGTTCTCATTCGGAATGTATCGCCTCATTCATCGCCCACTTAAGGTACTTGTCCGTTCGTTCCGGAAAATCGAGCAGGGGCAGTTCGAACTCTCCATCGATTATCCGTTCAAAGACGAGTTCGGGTATTTGTACAGACGACTAAATGCGACTGTGAAAGAGCTCAAGCGACTGATTCATGAAGTTTACGAACAACAATATCGCGCACGCTTAGCGGAATTGAGGCATCTGCAGTCACAAATAAATCCGCATTTTCTATATAATACGTTCTTTATTCTGTATCGAATGGCGAGACAGGAGGGGAACGAAAATATTGAAAAAGTAACGAAACATTTAGGCGAGTATTTCCAATTCATTACGAGAGACGGTGCCGAAGAAGTCTCACTGGATAGCGAGGTCGCTCACGCGAAATCGTATACGGAAATACAGTCGATTCGCTTCTCCAACCGCATCGAGATTAAATTTGCTGAATTGCCGCAGCAAGCGGAGCAAATCTTAGTGCCGCGACTCATTCTGCAACCAATCATCGAAAATGCCTTCGTCCATTCGTTGGAGAAAAGGGCGAAAGGTGGGCAGCTTGAGGTGGACTTCCATATTGAGGACTCTGAATTGCACATTCGAGTCGAAGACAGCGGAGGCATCGAGGAGGAGCAAGTTGCTCGACTGAAAGCACTGCTCAATGACAGTGACGTTACGACGACTACGGGGATGATCAATGTGCATAGGCGATTACAGATTAAATATGGCGGTTCGGCCGGCCTTCAGTTAAGCCGCGGAACGCTTGGTGGACTTAAAATCGTTCTTGTTATCCCTCTTAAGGAGACTTCGTCACATGCTTAG
- a CDS encoding PKD domain-containing protein: protein MTAECVDPLYNRPIIDSQSDETVPVPHHKVTGHFEGTDKKFNFYFPPKKQWQGRLFNLVYPLQDENATDVTISFGADSGAYTVQTNGGGGYRVDAAAVKFSKTVAAKYYGTSKRIYGYIYGGSGGSYQTIGAIENTSGVWDGAVPYIPGAPTAIPNNFFARAFARFVLEDKAPLIADAVSPGGSGNPYAVLNKTEQAVLLEVTKLGVPLRAWEDYSYVLGLNDADGLLGFGSTVRMIDSTYADDFWSKPGYLGTEQSALVDLFRAAKIDFSTKIGQVNRNAQNEPTSFVLENLPTQQSKFKLDYTVYNADGTKVGLLTGSLNASTKLLTLGSGNTSSALKAIETGAKLQIDNLWNLALTSYHRHQVPKQAGFSGWDQFRAADGNPLYPQRPMEIGPLIGGSVTGGESFTGKIQTKVIVVANLLDTDAYPWHADWYSAKVKQYLGERYDDNFRLWYNDNADHIENGPRTARLVQFDGIVQQALRDVSAWVEKGVVPAKSTLYNLTDNQLKVSKNASSRQGIQPVVDLTVNGGSRIDIEAGQTVTFVAKIQVPTKAGKVVRTEWDFLGTGKFKTSSFGNPNQTVGVSVKYTYTKPGTYFPSIRATSQREGDTKTPFANIQNLGRVRVVVHEPSKF from the coding sequence GTGACTGCTGAATGTGTCGATCCGCTCTACAATCGTCCCATCATCGACAGTCAGAGCGATGAGACCGTTCCCGTCCCACATCACAAGGTTACGGGTCACTTCGAGGGGACGGATAAGAAGTTCAACTTCTACTTTCCGCCCAAGAAACAATGGCAGGGTCGGTTGTTCAATCTGGTGTATCCGCTCCAGGATGAGAACGCCACCGACGTAACTATCAGCTTTGGCGCGGACAGTGGGGCGTACACCGTGCAGACGAACGGCGGAGGCGGATATAGGGTCGATGCGGCCGCGGTTAAGTTCTCCAAGACCGTCGCGGCGAAGTACTATGGCACGTCCAAACGGATCTATGGATATATTTACGGTGGCAGCGGCGGTTCCTATCAGACGATCGGCGCGATCGAGAATACTTCGGGCGTCTGGGACGGCGCCGTACCGTATATCCCTGGTGCACCCACAGCAATCCCGAACAACTTCTTCGCAAGGGCATTTGCGCGCTTCGTGCTGGAAGACAAAGCGCCCTTGATTGCGGATGCAGTGAGCCCTGGTGGCAGCGGAAACCCATACGCCGTACTCAATAAAACGGAACAGGCGGTACTGCTTGAGGTTACGAAGCTAGGCGTGCCGTTGCGAGCTTGGGAGGATTATTCATATGTGCTCGGATTGAATGATGCAGATGGTCTTTTAGGATTTGGAAGTACGGTTCGAATGATCGATTCCACTTACGCAGACGACTTCTGGAGTAAGCCGGGATATCTTGGCACGGAGCAGTCTGCCCTTGTCGATCTGTTCCGCGCCGCTAAGATCGACTTTTCCACAAAGATTGGGCAAGTCAATCGAAATGCACAGAACGAACCAACAAGCTTCGTGCTCGAAAACTTGCCGACTCAACAATCAAAATTTAAGTTGGACTATACTGTCTACAATGCCGATGGTACGAAGGTTGGTCTGTTAACGGGTTCCCTGAATGCATCCACGAAGTTACTCACCTTGGGAAGCGGTAACACCTCAAGCGCGTTAAAAGCGATCGAGACCGGCGCTAAGCTGCAAATCGATAACCTTTGGAACCTTGCATTGACATCTTACCATCGTCATCAGGTTCCGAAACAGGCTGGTTTCTCTGGATGGGACCAGTTCCGAGCAGCTGACGGAAATCCGCTTTACCCGCAGCGCCCCATGGAGATTGGGCCGCTCATTGGCGGAAGTGTTACTGGAGGCGAATCGTTCACCGGCAAGATTCAAACCAAAGTCATTGTCGTTGCAAACTTGCTTGACACCGACGCTTACCCGTGGCATGCGGATTGGTACAGCGCGAAAGTCAAACAATATCTTGGCGAGCGATATGACGACAACTTCCGGCTTTGGTACAACGATAATGCGGATCACATTGAGAATGGCCCCCGCACGGCACGTCTTGTGCAGTTCGACGGAATTGTCCAGCAGGCTCTTCGGGACGTGAGTGCGTGGGTAGAGAAAGGCGTAGTGCCGGCGAAATCGACTCTTTATAACTTGACGGACAACCAGCTCAAAGTGTCGAAGAACGCCTCTTCGCGCCAGGGTATCCAACCTGTCGTCGACCTGACTGTGAACGGTGGCTCTCGAATTGATATAGAAGCCGGCCAGACCGTGACGTTCGTGGCCAAAATTCAAGTTCCGACGAAGGCTGGCAAGGTCGTGCGTACGGAATGGGACTTCCTTGGAACTGGCAAATTCAAGACGTCGTCGTTCGGAAACCCCAATCAGACGGTGGGGGTTTCAGTGAAATACACTTATACGAAGCCAGGGACTTACTTCCCGTCCATTCGGGCGACATCTCAACGTGAAGGCGATACGAAAACGCCTTTCGCGAATATCCAGAACCTGGGCCGCGTTCGAGTCGTCGTGCACGAGCCATCCAAGTTCTAA
- a CDS encoding ABC transporter ATP-binding protein — translation MKPKNFKHTVSRLIVYLRRYRSSLGLVLAVALLGTLFQIAAPKLTGLIVTELFDGALARLQGVESPGIDMAFIARILVLLSILYAFSALFSYVQLWFAGNLAQRTVFDLRRELNHKFAKLPLGYYDARSSGDLLSRAVNDVDNVSNTLQQVVSQFLSSVITIVGIVIMMLAVNFWMTVAVLVTLPLSFFGMKTIAKRSMPHFQAMQRSLGELNGHVEETYSAHSTVKAYGTEQENLRAFRKKNEELYRAGKLAPFISGLVMPLISMINNLGYIAICLLGGFLVTRGAIGIGDVQAFIQYSRSFSQPLMQAANIVNMIQSGVASAERIFEILDEAEEIPESSKPSRIPSPRGEVRFERIDFSYKEETRLIESLNLHVDQGAKVAIVGPTGAGKSTMVNLLMRFYEVDAGRITVDGFDIAMLTREDLRSLFGMVLQDTWLFTGTIRDNIAFGKPGAKEVEIQEAAVLAHADVFIRQLPDGYDTVINEEGGSLSQGQKQLLTIARAILADPVILLLDEATSNVDTRTEAYIQQAMKSLMQDRTTFIIAHRLSTVRDADLILVMDQGSIIEQGTHEELLKLQGFYSELYNSQFESAETA, via the coding sequence ATGAAGCCTAAAAATTTTAAGCATACGGTTTCGAGGCTGATCGTATACCTGAGACGCTACCGCTCCTCTCTTGGCCTAGTCCTTGCGGTCGCCCTATTGGGAACGCTGTTCCAGATCGCGGCCCCTAAGTTGACGGGACTTATCGTGACGGAGCTGTTCGACGGAGCATTGGCCCGACTTCAAGGCGTTGAATCGCCGGGCATCGACATGGCCTTCATTGCCCGAATACTCGTCCTACTCTCCATTCTCTACGCGTTCAGCGCGCTGTTCAGTTATGTCCAGCTATGGTTTGCCGGCAATCTGGCGCAGCGGACAGTATTCGATCTACGGAGGGAATTAAACCATAAATTCGCCAAACTTCCCCTAGGCTATTACGACGCCCGGTCGAGCGGGGACCTTCTCAGCCGCGCGGTCAACGATGTTGATAACGTCAGCAATACGCTTCAGCAGGTCGTCTCGCAGTTCCTCTCGTCCGTCATTACGATTGTCGGCATCGTCATCATGATGCTGGCTGTAAACTTCTGGATGACCGTCGCCGTGCTCGTGACGCTCCCCCTCAGCTTCTTCGGGATGAAGACTATCGCCAAGAGATCGATGCCACACTTCCAGGCAATGCAGAGGTCGTTGGGAGAATTAAATGGCCATGTGGAGGAGACCTATTCGGCTCACTCGACGGTCAAGGCGTACGGAACGGAGCAAGAGAACCTCCGAGCCTTTCGGAAGAAAAACGAGGAGCTGTATCGGGCGGGAAAGCTAGCTCCGTTCATCTCCGGTCTTGTGATGCCGCTGATCTCGATGATCAACAATCTGGGGTATATCGCGATTTGCCTGCTCGGAGGCTTTCTGGTCACCCGCGGCGCCATCGGCATCGGCGACGTCCAAGCCTTCATTCAATACTCGAGAAGTTTCTCGCAGCCTCTCATGCAAGCGGCCAACATCGTGAATATGATCCAATCGGGAGTCGCTTCCGCCGAAAGGATCTTCGAGATTCTGGACGAGGCGGAGGAGATCCCTGAGTCCAGCAAGCCGTCCAGGATCCCTTCGCCGAGGGGCGAGGTTCGCTTCGAACGGATCGACTTCAGCTACAAGGAAGAAACGCGACTGATCGAATCGTTGAACCTCCACGTGGATCAGGGTGCCAAAGTAGCTATCGTAGGCCCGACCGGGGCCGGAAAATCCACGATGGTTAACCTGCTGATGAGGTTCTACGAAGTCGACGCCGGACGAATTACCGTCGACGGTTTCGATATCGCCATGCTGACGAGAGAAGACTTACGAAGCCTGTTCGGCATGGTTCTACAGGACACCTGGCTGTTTACGGGAACCATCCGCGACAACATCGCCTTCGGTAAACCGGGAGCCAAGGAAGTGGAGATCCAAGAGGCCGCCGTGCTGGCCCATGCGGATGTATTCATCCGACAACTGCCGGATGGCTACGATACGGTTATTAATGAGGAAGGAGGGAGTCTTTCGCAAGGCCAAAAGCAGTTGCTCACCATCGCGAGGGCAATTCTCGCAGATCCCGTCATTCTGCTGCTTGATGAAGCGACCAGCAACGTCGATACCCGAACGGAAGCGTATATCCAGCAAGCGATGAAGAGCCTGATGCAGGACCGCACGACCTTTATTATCGCGCATCGGCTGTCAACCGTCCGGGACGCAGACCTGATTCTCGTCATGGACCAAGGGTCCATCATCGAGCAGGGGACGCACGAGGAATTACTGAAGCTGCAAGGTTTCTACTCGGAGTTGTACAACAGTCAGTTCGAAAGTGCGGAGACGGCTTAA
- a CDS encoding ABC transporter ATP-binding protein: MFKLFRELNHYRWFIVGVIALTIVQTGSELFLPTLMSDIVDIGIVDGDLSYIYKVGSAMLAIAILGAVGSAMASYLAASISAGFGHSLRERTYAKAQGLRVSDFHRLGASSLITRTTNDVTQVQNVLQMMLRIMLMAPIMCIGGVVMALSQDVKLSSVLLVGILLLIAGILLIMKAAFPVFRTIQQRVDRMNLVIREALTGVRVIRAFHRLNWERERFAESNESLRDQSIAANRIMSLNMPVISMSFNLSTILILWFGAERVSGGNLQVGELMAFIQYAGIILMSIVMFSFLFGSLPRAMVSAARLNELLDMPSEPCGNRTEDDRTLVDRLSLSVEFRNVSYRYPGSERTVLSGISFRANEGEVTAIIGGTGAGKSTLLQMVPRLLEPEEGQILIGGIDVATLPLLGLREIIGYVPQKAEIFSDSIAGNIRYGTPDAGDEDVRRAAEVAQAARFIMDKEEGFDSLLAQRGTNLSGGQKQRLSIARALARNPRIYLFDDSFSALDYKTDAKLRAELRSHLRNQARSSILFIVAQRIRSVIDADQIIVLNEGRIAAIGTHRDLMETSEDYREIVKSQENGEGEESA; the protein is encoded by the coding sequence TTGTTTAAGCTATTTCGCGAGCTTAACCATTACCGCTGGTTTATCGTCGGCGTCATTGCTCTCACTATCGTTCAGACCGGCTCCGAGCTCTTCCTTCCGACCTTGATGTCGGACATCGTCGACATTGGAATCGTTGACGGAGACCTGTCTTATATCTACAAGGTGGGATCGGCTATGCTGGCCATCGCGATTCTCGGTGCGGTCGGTTCGGCGATGGCGAGTTACTTGGCCGCCTCTATCTCGGCCGGCTTCGGACATTCTCTCAGGGAAAGGACTTATGCCAAAGCGCAGGGGCTGAGAGTATCCGACTTTCATCGGCTGGGCGCTTCTTCGTTGATCACGAGGACGACGAACGATGTGACCCAGGTTCAGAACGTTCTTCAGATGATGCTTCGCATCATGCTGATGGCTCCGATTATGTGCATCGGCGGTGTCGTGATGGCGTTGTCCCAAGACGTGAAGCTGTCTTCCGTGCTGCTCGTCGGAATCCTGCTTCTTATCGCCGGAATCCTGCTCATCATGAAAGCGGCCTTCCCTGTGTTCAGGACCATTCAGCAGAGGGTCGATCGGATGAATCTGGTCATTCGCGAGGCGCTGACCGGCGTGCGTGTCATTCGGGCCTTCCATCGGCTAAACTGGGAGCGTGAGCGATTCGCCGAATCGAACGAGTCGCTGCGGGATCAGTCGATCGCTGCGAATCGGATCATGTCGCTGAATATGCCGGTTATCTCCATGTCCTTTAACCTCTCCACAATACTCATCCTATGGTTCGGCGCGGAGCGGGTGAGTGGTGGCAATCTCCAAGTCGGGGAGTTAATGGCGTTCATCCAATATGCCGGCATTATCCTGATGTCGATCGTCATGTTCTCCTTCCTTTTCGGCTCTCTTCCCCGGGCGATGGTATCCGCGGCGCGGCTCAACGAGCTTCTCGATATGCCATCGGAGCCATGTGGCAACCGGACGGAAGACGATCGGACCCTTGTGGATCGCCTTTCCTTGTCCGTGGAGTTTAGAAACGTCTCCTATAGATATCCCGGCTCGGAGAGGACCGTCCTGAGCGGGATTTCGTTCCGGGCGAACGAAGGGGAGGTAACCGCGATTATCGGTGGCACGGGAGCCGGCAAGTCGACTTTGCTCCAAATGGTTCCCCGGTTACTCGAGCCTGAAGAAGGGCAAATCCTCATCGGGGGAATCGATGTGGCCACCCTTCCTCTTCTCGGGCTGAGGGAGATAATCGGCTATGTCCCGCAGAAGGCGGAGATCTTCTCCGACTCGATCGCTGGTAATATTCGGTACGGCACTCCCGACGCCGGCGACGAGGATGTCCGTCGGGCGGCTGAGGTCGCCCAGGCCGCCAGATTCATCATGGATAAGGAAGAGGGATTCGACTCCTTGCTCGCCCAACGCGGCACAAACCTATCGGGGGGACAGAAGCAGAGACTGTCGATCGCCCGCGCGCTGGCGCGCAACCCCCGGATTTATCTGTTCGACGACAGCTTCTCGGCGCTCGATTACAAGACGGATGCGAAGCTGAGAGCCGAGCTTCGAAGTCATCTTCGAAACCAAGCTCGCAGCTCGATTCTCTTCATCGTCGCGCAACGGATTCGCAGTGTGATTGACGCGGACCAGATTATCGTTCTGAACGAAGGACGAATCGCTGCGATAGGAACGCATCGCGACCTGATGGAGACTAGTGAGGACTACCGCGAGATCGTAAAGTCGCAGGAGAACGGGGAAGGGGAGGAGTCGGCATGA
- a CDS encoding DUF5605 domain-containing protein, producing MKGTQSHGVRYYVEIIDTWNMTISRLSETYEGSH from the coding sequence ATAAAAGGCACTCAAAGTCATGGTGTTCGCTATTACGTTGAAATAATCGATACATGGAATATGACAATTAGCAGGCTTTCTGAAACTTACGAAGGATCGCATTGA